One part of the Sphingopyxis sp. TUF1 genome encodes these proteins:
- a CDS encoding DsbE family thiol:disulfide interchange protein: protein MKNRWVLFVPLAIMGLLFGAFIYRLVTPAETLIQSQWIDKPMPLFDLPPATAGVPGLKSSELADGRPRLVNVFASWCIPCRAEAPQLEALKAAGVPIDGIAIRDRPEDVAQFLREYGNPFDRIGADMQSSVQIALGSSGVPETFLIDGKGIIREQIQGVILAEQVPEIVAKIEAMK, encoded by the coding sequence ATGAAGAACCGCTGGGTCTTGTTTGTGCCGCTGGCGATCATGGGATTGCTGTTCGGCGCCTTCATCTATCGCCTGGTGACGCCCGCCGAGACGTTGATCCAGTCGCAGTGGATCGACAAGCCGATGCCTTTGTTCGACCTGCCGCCCGCGACCGCGGGCGTGCCTGGACTGAAAAGCAGCGAGCTTGCCGACGGGCGCCCGCGGCTGGTCAACGTCTTTGCGAGCTGGTGCATCCCATGCCGCGCCGAGGCGCCGCAGCTTGAAGCGCTCAAGGCCGCGGGCGTGCCGATCGACGGCATCGCGATCCGCGACCGGCCCGAAGATGTCGCGCAGTTCCTCCGCGAATATGGCAATCCCTTCGACCGCATCGGCGCCGATATGCAGAGCAGCGTCCAGATCGCGCTGGGATCGTCGGGAGTGCCCGAAACCTTTCTGATCGACGGCAAGGGCATCATCCGCGAGCAGATTCAGGGGGTCATCCTGGCCGAACAGGTGCCGGAAATCGTCGCGAAGATCGAGGCGATGAAATGA
- a CDS encoding cytochrome c-type biogenesis protein gives MSLRLALLCLLGALVSPVAAQDRLPPAPYAYQQLNDPAKEARAKALMEELRCLVCQGQSIADSDAPLAGDMRHEVRSKIAAGESPDEIKAWLVARYGNWVTYDPPFDAATALLWLGPLLFLAIGGWLAFGRFRRGEGDAEDKA, from the coding sequence ATGAGCTTGCGCCTGGCCCTCCTTTGCCTGCTCGGCGCGCTGGTATCGCCGGTGGCCGCGCAGGACCGGCTGCCGCCAGCACCCTATGCCTATCAGCAGCTGAACGACCCGGCGAAAGAAGCGCGCGCCAAGGCGTTGATGGAGGAATTGCGCTGCCTTGTCTGTCAGGGCCAGTCGATTGCCGACAGCGACGCTCCGCTCGCAGGCGACATGCGGCACGAGGTGCGAAGCAAGATCGCGGCGGGCGAAAGCCCTGACGAGATCAAGGCGTGGCTCGTCGCACGCTATGGCAATTGGGTGACCTATGACCCGCCGTTCGACGCGGCGACCGCGCTGTTGTGGCTGGGGCCGCTGCTGTTTCTGGCGATCGGCGGCTGGCTGGCATTCGGACGGTTCCGGCGCGGCGAAGGCGATGCGGAGGACAAGGCGTGA
- a CDS encoding tetratricopeptide repeat protein, whose amino-acid sequence MTWLWVILAAALTIGGIFWLGRLPSAARPLAGAAVMLGLTGYALQGSPALPGKPVAVAEEPEGFGEALTDQRQGMADRFGPAAQWLGMSDGFARTGKTELAAKTLEKGLEKYPDNVDLWVGLGNALAAHGGGMMSPAAALAFDEAARRDSSHPAPPFFAGLALAQGGDLKGAEAVWSELLARSPADAPWRADLEMRLAQLRQALGPPSLPPPGPVDEGAVSVPN is encoded by the coding sequence GTGACCTGGCTATGGGTCATTCTCGCCGCTGCGCTGACGATCGGCGGCATTTTCTGGCTTGGCCGCTTGCCCTCCGCCGCGCGTCCGCTGGCGGGAGCCGCAGTGATGCTGGGATTGACGGGCTACGCCCTGCAAGGCAGCCCGGCGCTGCCGGGCAAGCCTGTCGCGGTCGCGGAGGAACCCGAGGGATTCGGTGAGGCGCTGACCGACCAGCGGCAAGGAATGGCTGACCGCTTCGGTCCGGCGGCGCAGTGGCTCGGCATGTCCGACGGTTTCGCGCGGACGGGCAAGACCGAACTGGCGGCCAAGACGCTCGAAAAGGGGTTGGAAAAATACCCCGACAATGTCGACCTGTGGGTCGGTCTTGGCAATGCGCTGGCCGCGCATGGCGGCGGCATGATGTCGCCCGCAGCCGCGCTCGCCTTCGACGAGGCGGCGCGGCGCGATTCCTCGCACCCGGCGCCGCCGTTTTTTGCGGGCCTCGCGCTGGCGCAGGGCGGCGACCTGAAGGGCGCAGAGGCGGTGTGGAGCGAATTGCTCGCACGCAGCCCCGCCGACGCGCCGTGGCGCGCGGACCTCGAAATGCGGCTCGCGCAGCTTCGGCAGGCGCTGGGGCCGCCTTCGCTGCCGCCGCCCGGACCAGTCGATGAGGGCGCCGTGAGCGTGCCGAATTGA
- a CDS encoding potassium transporter Kup, with the protein MTSESKRAAEGVASAIEAAAETGPHGPGHHSDGKLKLAVGAVGVVFGDIGTSPLYAFRETFAGHHPIEPDRLHIYGVLSLVFWSMMLVVTFKYVLTIMKADNKGEGGSLALLALISRSSEGKRWTWPIVLLGVFATALFYGDSMITPAMSVLSATEGLSYVDKGFEPYIVPIALAILIGLFAIQARGTARVGALFGPIMLLYFLMLAGLGILHIGNNPWIIVETVNPVNALRFFYIDGFTAFIALGAVVLAVTGAEALYADMGHFGRGPIGLSWLSFVLPALMLNYMGQGAMVLAAEAGPRAELISDPFFQMMPQFLELPVVILALLATIIASQAVISGAFSLTQQAIQLGFMPRLRVEHTSASAAGQIYIPIVNWGLMVMVILLVLGFGSSSNLAAAYGIAVTGAMFIDTCLMSVVLFTLWKWPAWKALPVLAVFFIVDIAYFGANLIKVPDGGWVPLAIGLTIFTLLTTWSRGRKLMQQEMAEGAMPIPVFVKSAANSATRVPGTAVFMTSTSDGVPHALLHNLKHNKVLHQRIILLTIKIADVPFVPETKLCQLEDLGQGFHRLVLNYGFMQPIDVPEALGRVTSCGGEFKMLETSFFLSRQTLIAAKKPGMPIWREKLFAWMLRNSESAMEYFRLPTNRVVELGSQVAI; encoded by the coding sequence ATGACTTCTGAGTCGAAACGGGCGGCCGAAGGCGTTGCAAGCGCCATCGAAGCTGCCGCGGAAACCGGCCCTCATGGCCCCGGGCATCATAGCGATGGCAAGCTGAAGCTGGCCGTCGGTGCGGTCGGCGTCGTGTTCGGCGACATCGGCACCAGCCCGCTTTATGCCTTTCGCGAAACCTTTGCCGGCCACCATCCGATCGAGCCTGACCGGTTGCACATCTACGGCGTGCTCAGCCTAGTTTTCTGGTCAATGATGCTGGTCGTCACCTTCAAATATGTGCTGACGATCATGAAGGCCGACAACAAGGGCGAGGGGGGGAGTCTAGCGCTGCTCGCGCTCATCAGCCGGTCGTCGGAGGGCAAGCGCTGGACCTGGCCGATCGTCCTTCTGGGCGTGTTCGCGACCGCGCTTTTCTATGGCGACAGCATGATTACCCCGGCGATGTCGGTGCTGTCGGCGACCGAAGGCCTGTCCTATGTCGACAAAGGGTTTGAGCCTTATATCGTGCCGATCGCGCTCGCGATCCTGATCGGCCTGTTCGCGATCCAGGCACGCGGAACGGCCAGGGTGGGCGCGCTGTTCGGCCCGATCATGCTGCTCTATTTTCTAATGCTCGCGGGGCTTGGCATTCTGCATATCGGCAATAACCCTTGGATCATCGTCGAAACCGTGAACCCGGTGAATGCGCTCCGATTCTTCTATATCGACGGATTCACGGCCTTCATCGCGCTCGGCGCGGTCGTGCTCGCGGTGACGGGGGCAGAGGCGCTTTACGCCGACATGGGGCATTTCGGGCGCGGTCCGATCGGGCTGTCGTGGCTTAGCTTCGTGCTGCCGGCGCTGATGCTCAATTACATGGGGCAGGGCGCGATGGTCCTCGCGGCCGAAGCCGGCCCGCGCGCCGAGCTGATTTCCGATCCCTTTTTCCAGATGATGCCGCAGTTTCTGGAGCTGCCCGTCGTCATCCTGGCGCTGCTCGCGACGATCATCGCAAGCCAGGCGGTGATTTCCGGCGCCTTTTCGCTGACGCAGCAGGCGATCCAGCTGGGTTTCATGCCGCGCCTGCGCGTCGAGCACACGAGCGCATCGGCGGCGGGGCAGATTTACATCCCCATCGTCAATTGGGGCCTGATGGTCATGGTGATCCTGCTGGTCCTCGGCTTTGGTTCGTCTAGCAATCTCGCTGCGGCCTATGGCATTGCAGTGACCGGGGCGATGTTCATCGACACCTGTTTGATGAGCGTAGTGCTCTTCACGCTCTGGAAATGGCCTGCATGGAAGGCGCTGCCAGTGCTCGCGGTCTTCTTCATCGTCGACATCGCTTACTTCGGCGCCAATTTGATAAAGGTGCCTGACGGCGGCTGGGTGCCGCTGGCGATCGGGCTTACCATCTTCACGCTGCTCACGACCTGGTCGCGCGGGCGCAAGCTGATGCAGCAGGAAATGGCCGAAGGCGCGATGCCGATCCCGGTGTTCGTCAAATCGGCGGCAAACAGCGCGACGCGCGTGCCGGGCACCGCGGTGTTCATGACGTCGACCAGCGACGGCGTGCCGCACGCGCTCCTCCATAATTTGAAGCACAACAAGGTGCTGCACCAGCGCATCATCCTGCTGACGATCAAGATCGCCGACGTACCCTTCGTGCCCGAAACCAAGCTCTGCCAGCTTGAGGATCTGGGGCAGGGCTTCCACCGGCTTGTCCTTAACTATGGCTTCATGCAGCCGATCGACGTGCCTGAAGCGCTGGGCCGCGTGACCAGCTGCGGCGGCGAGTTCAAGATGCTGGAAACCAGCTTCTTCCTGTCGCGTCAGACCCTGATCGCCGCGAAGAAACCGGGAATGCCGATCTGGCGCGAAAAACTCTTCGCGTGGATGCTGCGCAATTCGGAAAGCGCGATGGAATATTTCCGCCTGCCGACCAATCGCGTTGTCGAACTGGGCAGCCAGGTCGCGATCTGA
- a CDS encoding AHH domain-containing protein encodes MPGGGWQGAPPPRTGFQRHHLIPIAFTGRPQMASMFDALRAEGFALRHFDENGVILPSCEPAALQSGHALHRGPHHGYSDVVAARVERIRVHFVQQSPIDLRAARRTAMMRLRLLQDTMRRALTDGHGAGFWLNRRDPMRLFVDRPYLDDAIDRLFGVG; translated from the coding sequence ATGCCGGGCGGCGGGTGGCAGGGGGCGCCACCGCCGCGAACAGGCTTTCAACGCCACCATTTGATTCCGATTGCCTTCACTGGCCGTCCGCAGATGGCGTCGATGTTCGACGCATTGCGCGCCGAAGGCTTTGCGCTTCGGCATTTCGACGAAAATGGCGTCATCCTGCCATCGTGCGAGCCGGCCGCACTGCAATCGGGCCATGCGCTGCACCGCGGCCCGCACCACGGATACAGCGACGTGGTTGCAGCGCGCGTCGAGCGCATCCGCGTGCATTTCGTGCAGCAATCTCCAATCGACCTCCGCGCTGCGCGTCGCACCGCGATGATGCGACTGCGGTTACTGCAGGATACGATGCGGCGCGCGCTGACCGATGGGCATGGCGCCGGATTCTGGCTCAATCGCCGCGATCCGATGCGGCTTTTTGTAGATCGCCCCTATCTGGATGACGCCATCGACCGGTTG